In Schistosoma mansoni, WGS project CABG00000000 data, supercontig 0113, strain Puerto Rico, whole genome shotgun sequence, one genomic interval encodes:
- a CDS encoding 0710008K08Rik protein gives MIDDITNSIPQLTHGLHKGQMGRIAVVGGSKEYTGAPYFSAISALHCGADLVHVVCSASSSPVIKSYSPELIVHPVLDGILAEATKCMDRVHAITFGPGLGLTENVENTTKLIDYCRKSNKPIVIDADALHIVTQNPSLIEGYDKTILTPNVVEFSRLYYSVFSSQPYDTKDATRSLAEKLGVTIVHKGPTDIISNGQTTVQCVDQGSPRRCGGQGDILSGTMSVFNYWFHQLKDNNQNLLFTATIGAAFAACSLTRKCSQLAYAKYGRSMITTQMLPELHHAFEQLFTKTSIT, from the exons ATGATTGATGATATAACTAATTCGATTCCTCAGTTAACACATGGTCTTCATAAAGGTCAAATGGGAAGAATCGCTGTAGTCGGAGGATCAAAAGA ATATACTGGAGCACCATACTTTTCCGCTATTAGTGCTTTGCATTGT GGCGCTGATTTAGTTCATGTAGTATGTTCTGCTTCTTCCTCTCCTGTTATCAAGTCATATAGTCCTGAATTGATCGTTCATCCTGTTCT AGATGGAATTCTAGCAGAAGCGACCAAATGTATGGACAGAGTTCATGCAATTACATTTGGACCTGGTCTGGGACTAACGGAGAACgttgaaaatactacaaaa CTGATAGATTATTGCAGAAAATCTAATAAGCCTATTGTCATTGATGCTGATGCTTTACATATCGTTACTCAAAATCCATCACTCATAGAAGGTTATGATAAGACTATTCTTACTCCAAACGTTGTTGAGTTTTCAAGGTTATATTATTCTGTG TTTTCATCTCAACCATATGATACCAAAGATGCGACAAGATCTCTTGCTGAAAAACTTGGTGTCACTATTGTCCATAAAGGTCCTACAGATATTATATCAAATGGTCAAACAA cTGTACAGTGTGTGGATCAGGGATCACCTCGCAGATGCGGTGGACAGGGCGACATTTTATCTGGTACAATGTCAGTTTTCAACTACTGGTTTCACCAACTTAAAGATAACAACCA GAATCTACTGTTTACAGCTACTATTGGAGCTGCATTTGCAGCTTGTTCTCTTACACGAAAATGTTCACAATTGGCATACGCTAAATACGGTCGTTCTATGATAACTACCCAAATGTTGCCAGAATTACATCATGCATTCGAACAACTATTCACTAAAACGTCAATTACATAA